CAGCCGCCCGCACCTGCCCCCGCGGAACCCGGGACGCCTGAGACGCTTCCAGCCGAGGCGGGGGCCGAGAACGCCAGCCTGGAACTCGTGCGCCGGGGGGGCGACGGCCAGGAGCGGCGCATCCGGGTGGTCCGCACCGGGACCAGCGACGAGACGGGCATCTTCACGATCTGCGGTCCGCAGGAGGGCGAGCCGGACGACGCGCCCAGCCTGCTGGTCTTCAGCGAGACGGGGCCGGGCGGCGTGCAGATCACCATCGACAAGAACCTGATCCGGGTGCCGCTGGCCCTGGTCACCCAGCGCCAGAGCGCCGAGGGCGAGGAGGGCAGCGACGGCCGCATCGAGGCCAGCGCCGGGACCGCCCGCTTTCTGGAAAACGCGCCCGAGGGCAAGACCGACCGCCTCAGCCGCTGCGCCGTGGAAGCCACCCCGCGCCCGGCTCCGAATACCGTGCTGGTCACCCAGGGCCGCACCGAACTCCAGGGCCAGCAATTGGTCTACGACGAGACGGACGGCATCGCCCGTATCGACGGCCCGATCACCTTCACCCGCCCCAGCGACGACGGTCCCCTGACCGGCACGGGCGAGCGCATCGAGGTGAACGTGGACGAGGAACAGACCGTTCTGGTCGGCAACGTGGT
The sequence above is a segment of the Deinococcus budaensis genome. Coding sequences within it:
- a CDS encoding LptA/OstA family protein, whose product is MRRPLLLALTLPLAVGAVLPVWVQAQETPPSVSPAPAPSPQPPAPAPAEPGTPETLPAEAGAENASLELVRRGGDGQERRIRVVRTGTSDETGIFTICGPQEGEPDDAPSLLVFSETGPGGVQITIDKNLIRVPLALVTQRQSAEGEEGSDGRIEASAGTARFLENAPEGKTDRLSRCAVEATPRPAPNTVLVTQGRTELQGQQLVYDETDGIARIDGPITFTRPSDDGPLTGTGERIEVNVDEEQTVLVGNVVLNSAGGRVSKAARVEYDDQANTARLIGTPDQPAESIQGGDVLRAQELLYDLDRNEVVARAGEGGTITGEFQDGEEGNPSTSPTPPTTPPPGEAPPPVNPPPETPPSAP